ATATCTCCAGGGGACAGAAACAAAAAAGCTTCAGGAAGAATATAAAAAGTATTTTGATGAAATGTGTCAGCTTGACACCACAGAAAAGCAAGCAATGGCTATGTCTTGTATTTTGGTTGCGGACCGGATTTTAACAGAATTGATTTTTGCGGATGAAACTCCGCTTACAATTAAAGATGTGGAAATGTATTTACGCAGCGCAAAGGAAGTTGATATTTCAGAACGATCCTACCAAACAGTACTTAACTGGATAGCCAGAAACCCTATGAGATTTCGAAATCCTGACGGAGCAGATGCTTCAAATAAAGGGGAAGTGTGGGGGAGGATTGACGCAGACGATGATCGCCCAGAAAAGCCCCCGGTGGCTGTTATTAATAAAGATGTGTTATGTGACTTCCTTGAAGACGGTGGATTTGATTATGCGGCTGTCAGTAAGAAATGGGCAGAGAAAGATCGGTTAATTACAAATAGTCAAGGGAAATATGTTCACCAGACAAAGGTTTACGGGATCAAGGCCAGTTACATAAAGCTAAAATTTGAAAACAATGACGATGGAGCTGACAAGGATGGCTTCATAAAGGTGGATTACGAGCAGGAAACGCTTCCGTTTAACTAAAAGTCTTACACGGTCTTACCTAGTCTTACCTAAAAAAAAAATTAGGTAAGACCATGAAACCCTTGTAGAATAAGGCTTTTATATATATAGTCTTACCATCTTACCAGTCTTACCATAAATAACATATACATAGCGCGAGGGGAAATTGGTATTTTATTTTTTCCTCTATAAATATACGTTTATCCTGTTGGCTTTTAGGTAAGACGGTAAGACCCTACGTATTTAAAGGGTTTGTAAGGGTTTTTAGGTAAGATTTTGAGTAAGACATTTCCTGAAAGTGGTAAGACCGGAAAGGAAAAGGTGGTAATTTGAATAAAATCAGTGCGATTGAATTTCTCATGCAGGATGCAAAAGGGGAATTTGAAAAGATAGAAAACTATAGAGAGGTACTTGATTCCGGAGACCAGAAAGAGATCTGGGACCTGCAAAGGCCCTCCAGACAACGGATCAAAGATGATTTGAAGATGGTCCGGCGTTTGACTCTGGAGCTTGAAAGAGAGGCGGAAGTTTTATGGTAAGCAATAAGAAGGCCGGGACAGACTTTGAAAGAGAATTTGCGGAGCTTCTGTCAGAAGAAGGGTTCTGGGTTCATATGTTTCAGGACAATAAAAATGGTCAGCCCTGCGACGTAGTAGCGGCCAGAAATGGAGTTACATATCTCTTTGACTGCAAGGACTGTGAAAAGGATTATTTCTTTCTCAGCAGAATGGAGGAGAATCAGTACAATGCCATGCATCTGTTTGAACTGACTGGTAATGAGAAGGGGAAATTTGCTTTACGATTTAGCAATCAGACAATTTATCTGATTGACTATGACCTGATCAAACATCTTCAGGGCAAAGGAATTAAGCAGATTGATGAACCGCTATGCGGAAGATATGGCAGTAACATTGATATCTGGTTGGGAAACCTTCCGGAAAGTGTAGGTGATGGGAATGCGGATAGTGATTGGCAATGAGATCCGGATAACAGATGCCCCGAAGGCCCTGTTTGACTGGTGCCGTGAAAATCTAGTACTGCCTAATCCGGAATACGCCAATCGTTCACGCCGGGGGCTATGGGTTGGTAATACACCGAAATATTTATGGCTATACCGGGTGGAAGGCAATGAGTTGATTGTACCGGTTGGAGTGGGAAAAAAGGTTAAGGAGTTCAAGGAGGAGGATACTCTAATCAATCAAGATTTGGCGGATAACGGACTTTTAAGCTTTGATGGAACAATTCCTCTGTATGACTATCAAGAGCCGGCAGTGATGGAAATGAGCTGTCAGAGTTGCGGAATTCTTCAAAGTCCTTGCGGATCCGGAAAGACCCAGATGGGAATAGCACTGGCAGCCAAATTATCAAGGAGGACACTGTGGATCACGCACACTCAGGACCTTCTTACCCAGTCTTATGAAAGGGCTGCACAGTACTTTGATAAAAGGACCCTGGGAAAGATTACGGCAGGAAAGGTGCATATTGGCAGTCACATTACTTTTGCCACCGTGCAGACACTCTGTAAGCTGGACCTGGACAAGTACCGGTATTCCTGGGATGTAATAATCGTTGATGAATGCCACCGGCTGGCCGGAACACCTTCTAAAGTGACGATGTTTTACAAAGTCATGAACAGTCTGGCAGCGCGATATAAATACGGTTTGTCTGCAACCGTCCACCGATCAGACGGATTGATACAAAGCACCTTTGCCGTGCTAGGAGAAATTGCCTACAGAGTTCCGGAGGAGGCTGTGGCTGATAAGACCATGCAGGTGCGAATCAGTCAGAGGAATACAGGAATAAAGGTGAACCGAGAATGTTTGGATACAGATGGGACGCTTGTCTTTACAAAGTTGATCCCATACCTGACGGGGAGCGGTCCAAGGAATGAAATTATTGTTAAGGATTTGAAAAGCAATGGAGAGCATTTTAACCTGATCCTTTCGGATCGACTGGAGCATTTGCAGATATTAAGAAATATGCTGCCTGTGGAGCTTAAAAGAGCCAGTGTTATGATCGATGGCAGCATGACCAGTAAGAAGGCCAGGGCAGAACGGGAGCGGGCTATTGAAGATATGAGGAATGGAAAGAAGCATTTTCTATTCGCAACCTTCAGTCTGGCTAAAGAAGGCTTGGATATCCCTTGCCTTGACCGGCTGTATATGACTCTTCCTAAAAAGGATTATGCCGTTGTTACCCAGAGCATAGGAAGGATAGCCAGAGTGTTTTCAGGGAAGGAAGATGCTGTTTGTTATGACTATGTGGATGATATCCAGTTTTGTGAGAATCAGTGGAAGCGGCGCCGGGCTCATTACAGAAAGGCAGGGTGTGTTTTATGAGTGTACGAACTGAAGAAGCAGCTGCCATGGTAAAAGGTGTCTTCTGTGATGCTTAT
The nucleotide sequence above comes from Lacrimispora sp. BS-2. Encoded proteins:
- a CDS encoding DEAD/DEAH box helicase encodes the protein MRIVIGNEIRITDAPKALFDWCRENLVLPNPEYANRSRRGLWVGNTPKYLWLYRVEGNELIVPVGVGKKVKEFKEEDTLINQDLADNGLLSFDGTIPLYDYQEPAVMEMSCQSCGILQSPCGSGKTQMGIALAAKLSRRTLWITHTQDLLTQSYERAAQYFDKRTLGKITAGKVHIGSHITFATVQTLCKLDLDKYRYSWDVIIVDECHRLAGTPSKVTMFYKVMNSLAARYKYGLSATVHRSDGLIQSTFAVLGEIAYRVPEEAVADKTMQVRISQRNTGIKVNRECLDTDGTLVFTKLIPYLTGSGPRNEIIVKDLKSNGEHFNLILSDRLEHLQILRNMLPVELKRASVMIDGSMTSKKARAERERAIEDMRNGKKHFLFATFSLAKEGLDIPCLDRLYMTLPKKDYAVVTQSIGRIARVFSGKEDAVCYDYVDDIQFCENQWKRRRAHYRKAGCVL